The following coding sequences lie in one Armatimonadota bacterium genomic window:
- a CDS encoding 50S ribosomal protein L34 has translation MKRTFQPNNRKRSKTHGFRVRMKSTDGQNVLKRRRVKGRHKLSA, from the coding sequence ATGAAGCGCACATTTCAGCCAAATAACCGCAAACGAAGCAAAACACACGGTTTTCGAGTCCGAATGAAGTCCACCGACGGTCAAAACGTCCTGAAACGACGACGAGTCAAAGGGCGTCACAAACTCAGCGCATAA
- the rnpA gene encoding ribonuclease P protein component, translating to MKGPSKRRFDEIYNQGRRFRGDFLTLIVTPGQGLVGIATSKKLGAKPQRNRQKRRIRAMISTQMQPTTQDWVLVVGMKCLRTEYATLRIELTHLIGEANSWVGGSASS from the coding sequence ATAAAAGGTCCTTCCAAGCGCCGGTTTGACGAGATTTACAATCAGGGTCGCCGTTTCAGAGGCGACTTTTTAACGCTTATTGTCACGCCGGGTCAAGGACTCGTTGGGATTGCAACGAGTAAGAAGCTTGGAGCGAAGCCGCAGCGCAATCGACAGAAGAGGCGTATCCGGGCAATGATTTCGACTCAGATGCAACCGACCACGCAGGACTGGGTCCTCGTCGTCGGTATGAAGTGTCTTCGCACCGAATATGCAACGCTTCGCATTGAGTTGACGCACTTAATTGGAGAGGCAAACTCTTGGGTCGGAGGATCGGCATCTTCTTAG
- the yidD gene encoding membrane protein insertion efficiency factor YidD, translating to MGRRIGIFLVRSYQRGFAWMPPTCRYTPSCSQYTLEAIEKYGLIKGSWMGFKRICRCGPWHPGGHDPVP from the coding sequence TTGGGTCGGAGGATCGGCATCTTCTTAGTACGAAGCTATCAACGCGGTTTCGCGTGGATGCCGCCTACCTGCCGGTACACACCGAGTTGCTCTCAATACACCCTGGAAGCGATCGAGAAATATGGGCTCATCAAGGGATCCTGGATGGGATTCAAACGCATCTGCCGATGCGGACCTTGGCACCCCGGAGGACATGACCCGGTTCCTTAG
- the yidC gene encoding membrane protein insertase YidC: protein MANAPAPKRNMTFIWVIWMISVVWLFTTMQNRQPDTRSTVDVYKQIQKDNAETKDVSANSDYHTYKSLLDRDVKEKKLTEPEAQVKRYEAAVLVANTQLRAGIMRNETARVRLAYQTLWEYQKHGVDTPDWKDKQFTAAPDSRFPDIPQSASGQQLFDKVSDILSARNKKEIIWGFIPGGYNFIDTLVGLTGRIPGFSYWFGAFLLALVVRIIVFPFSQKTIMHSRQMSQLSPLITKIREEYKEDPQQMNMKVMELYKEYGLNPAAGCAPAFVQMPLFLSVYQCMLLYQFEFQKGTFLWINKDVSKLTHGFTAPNLGTQDTILIILYGISMICSQMLTPVNDPSQKKQMRLMGIGISVAFTVFMFTGAFPVVSGFVLYWTFTNIFATVQSLRAYRLPLAPLQKVNTKDGGLYPQDPSQLFPWLKNVEAKSNPAANGKPNIQTSTKTGKPKQHKPKK, encoded by the coding sequence ATGGCTAACGCACCTGCCCCCAAGCGCAACATGACCTTCATCTGGGTGATCTGGATGATCTCGGTCGTATGGCTTTTCACCACTATGCAGAACCGCCAACCGGATACCCGGTCCACGGTGGATGTCTACAAACAGATTCAAAAGGACAACGCGGAGACGAAAGACGTTTCTGCCAATAGTGACTACCACACGTACAAGTCGCTTCTGGACCGCGATGTCAAAGAGAAGAAGCTGACCGAGCCGGAAGCGCAGGTCAAGCGGTACGAAGCGGCCGTCCTCGTCGCCAACACCCAACTCCGAGCCGGCATCATGCGCAACGAAACCGCGCGTGTTCGCCTGGCCTATCAAACGCTTTGGGAATACCAAAAGCACGGCGTGGACACGCCCGACTGGAAAGACAAACAGTTCACGGCCGCTCCCGATTCACGCTTTCCCGACATTCCCCAATCCGCATCGGGGCAACAGCTTTTCGACAAAGTTAGCGACATCCTCAGTGCGCGCAACAAGAAGGAAATCATCTGGGGCTTCATCCCCGGCGGATACAACTTCATCGACACGTTGGTGGGCCTGACCGGACGGATTCCCGGATTCAGCTACTGGTTTGGCGCGTTCTTGCTGGCACTAGTGGTTCGCATCATCGTCTTCCCATTCTCGCAAAAGACGATCATGCACTCGCGACAGATGTCTCAGCTCAGTCCGCTGATCACCAAGATTCGTGAGGAATACAAAGAAGACCCTCAGCAGATGAACATGAAGGTGATGGAGCTGTACAAGGAGTACGGCCTCAATCCGGCGGCGGGATGCGCCCCGGCCTTCGTCCAGATGCCGCTTTTCCTCTCGGTGTACCAGTGCATGTTGCTGTACCAGTTCGAGTTCCAAAAGGGCACCTTCCTTTGGATCAACAAGGACGTCAGCAAGCTCACGCACGGCTTCACCGCCCCTAACCTGGGTACCCAGGACACGATTCTTATCATTCTCTACGGAATCTCGATGATCTGTTCGCAGATGCTCACTCCGGTCAACGACCCGAGCCAAAAGAAGCAGATGCGACTGATGGGCATCGGCATCTCCGTAGCCTTTACAGTTTTCATGTTTACCGGTGCGTTTCCGGTCGTGAGTGGATTCGTCCTTTACTGGACGTTCACCAATATCTTTGCGACAGTGCAGTCGCTGAGAGCCTACCGCTTACCACTCGCTCCCTTGCAAAAGGTGAACACGAAGGACGGAGGTCTCTACCCGCAGGACCCTAGCCAGCTCTTCCCCTGGCTAAAGAATGTCGAGGCGAAGAGCAATCCGGCCGCTAATGGCAAACCGAATATCCAAACGTCGACGAAGACCGGCAAGCCGAAACAACACAAACCCAAAAAGTAG
- a CDS encoding KH domain-containing protein has protein sequence MQSIELTVKNLDEAAAAAAEQLGVSPDQVKITVLDESKKLFGKVSYKVKAEVKSSGKAAKAEKPAEAAPAPAAPAASASEGPRKKLGSKKADEPKAEAAPAEEEAEAAPAPKAKAAKTTKAKTEKTAEAPAAEPAAEANGEDDGGPDVTATDEDASKLGTILKTLAKKSGLDAQIAVGELQGKYINLSIDGRDASYLVGKNGEVLNSLQYLINLVAKQQLANGVRVTLDGNDYRKRRAESLTNLATKIADKVKERGEEAVLEALPAFERRVIHKALQDIEGVTTYSEGEEPDRRVVIAPID, from the coding sequence ATGCAATCGATTGAACTAACCGTAAAAAATCTGGACGAAGCCGCCGCAGCTGCCGCGGAACAACTTGGCGTCAGCCCGGATCAAGTGAAGATTACCGTTCTCGACGAATCCAAGAAGCTGTTTGGCAAGGTGAGCTACAAGGTCAAGGCCGAAGTGAAGTCTTCGGGCAAGGCCGCCAAGGCCGAGAAGCCGGCCGAAGCTGCTCCGGCGCCAGCCGCTCCCGCCGCCTCCGCTAGCGAAGGCCCGCGCAAGAAGCTCGGAAGCAAGAAAGCTGATGAGCCCAAGGCTGAAGCCGCCCCGGCCGAAGAAGAAGCCGAAGCCGCTCCGGCACCCAAGGCCAAAGCCGCCAAGACCACCAAAGCTAAGACGGAAAAGACGGCTGAAGCTCCGGCCGCCGAACCCGCCGCTGAGGCCAACGGCGAAGACGACGGTGGTCCCGACGTCACCGCCACCGATGAGGACGCTTCCAAGCTCGGAACGATCCTCAAGACCCTGGCAAAGAAGTCCGGTCTCGACGCCCAGATCGCCGTCGGCGAACTGCAAGGCAAGTACATCAATCTTTCGATCGACGGTCGCGACGCCAGCTACCTGGTGGGCAAGAACGGCGAGGTTTTGAATTCACTCCAATACCTGATCAACCTCGTCGCCAAGCAACAGCTCGCTAACGGCGTGCGCGTCACCCTCGACGGAAACGATTACCGAAAGCGCCGAGCCGAATCCCTAACCAACCTGGCCACCAAGATTGCCGACAAGGTGAAGGAGCGAGGCGAGGAAGCCGTTCTCGAGGCCCTGCCTGCATTCGAGCGACGCGTCATTCACAAGGCCCTTCAGGACATCGAAGGCGTGACGACCTACAGCGAAGGCGAAGAGCCGGATCGCCGAGTCGTCATCGCGCCGATCGACTGA